A DNA window from Bradyrhizobium barranii subsp. barranii contains the following coding sequences:
- a CDS encoding acyl-CoA dehydrogenase family protein has protein sequence MPSGGVHSIGYALADAKTTIEAARYLSWRACHALDTQSPGADELAVQAKIFGSEAAVRVITDLMRVVGIDSYDHAAPFGRLLQDALALPIFDGGNMGIRRRQLHAMLMRPDYDPLTACGGA, from the coding sequence ATGCCGTCGGGGGGCGTCCACTCCATCGGCTATGCACTCGCCGATGCCAAGACCACTATCGAAGCCGCGCGCTACCTGAGCTGGCGGGCCTGCCATGCGCTCGATACGCAATCACCGGGCGCCGACGAGCTCGCGGTCCAGGCCAAGATCTTCGGCTCCGAAGCCGCGGTGCGGGTCATCACCGACCTGATGCGCGTGGTCGGCATCGACAGCTATGATCACGCGGCGCCGTTCGGCCGCTTGTTGCAGGACGCGTTGGCGCTGCCGATCTTCGACGGTGGCAACATGGGCATTCGGCGGCGCCAGCTCCACGCGATGCTGATGCGGCCCGATTACGATCCACTGACCGCGTGCGGAGGAGCCTGA
- a CDS encoding IS110 family RNA-guided transposase, with protein sequence MDDEVSIIGLDLAKNVFQVHGAGQDGRMILRKKLNRSRLLEFFAKLPRCVVAMEACASAHYWGREIGKFGHEVRLIHPSYVKPFVKRQKNDAADAEAIAEAASRPTMRFVGVKSAEKQASSMAFKVRDLLVRQRTQAINALRGHLAEYGLIVAQGVRHIPRLHELLTIYPDLPDLARGLCQTLLKHVESLSEQIAELEKGLRVRARQDEVASRLMTIPGIGAICATAIEALAPSAETFSKGRDFAAWIGLTPKQNSSGGKDRLGKISRMGRRDLRRLLVLGATAVVRWARRYGPPAGSWLARMLLKKPPKLIAVALANKLARIAWALMVRGGAYQAPASGAA encoded by the coding sequence ATGGACGACGAGGTTAGCATCATCGGTTTAGATTTGGCCAAGAACGTGTTTCAGGTCCACGGCGCGGGGCAGGACGGAAGGATGATCCTGCGTAAAAAGCTCAACCGCAGCAGATTGCTCGAGTTTTTCGCCAAGTTGCCAAGGTGTGTGGTCGCAATGGAGGCCTGCGCCAGCGCCCACTATTGGGGACGGGAGATTGGTAAATTTGGGCACGAGGTCCGGCTGATCCATCCCTCCTACGTGAAGCCCTTCGTTAAGCGTCAGAAGAACGATGCCGCGGATGCGGAAGCGATCGCCGAAGCCGCGTCTCGACCAACGATGCGCTTTGTCGGCGTCAAGAGCGCCGAGAAGCAAGCCTCTTCCATGGCATTCAAGGTTCGTGATCTCTTGGTTCGACAGCGTACACAGGCGATCAACGCTTTGCGCGGACATCTTGCGGAATACGGCTTGATCGTGGCTCAGGGCGTCAGACATATCCCCCGATTGCATGAGCTCCTGACAATATATCCGGACCTGCCCGATCTCGCTCGTGGCCTTTGCCAGACTCTCTTGAAGCACGTGGAATCCCTGTCGGAGCAGATTGCAGAGCTTGAGAAGGGACTGCGAGTGCGCGCGAGACAGGACGAGGTGGCCTCTCGCTTAATGACCATTCCGGGGATCGGGGCAATCTGCGCCACAGCGATAGAGGCCTTGGCGCCCTCGGCGGAGACCTTTTCCAAGGGGCGTGATTTTGCGGCCTGGATTGGTCTCACGCCCAAACAGAATTCTTCCGGAGGCAAGGACAGGCTTGGCAAAATCTCCAGGATGGGCCGGCGAGATCTCCGACGGCTCCTCGTGCTTGGTGCCACCGCCGTGGTGCGATGGGCAAGACGATATGGACCGCCAGCAGGATCCTGGCTCGCGAGAATGCTCTTGAAGAAGCCACCAAAGCTGATCGCGGTCGCTCTAGCGAACAAATTGGCGCGTATCGCTTGGGCCTTGATGGTCCGCGGTGGCGCTTATCAAGCTCCAGCGTCTGGCGCTGCGTAA